A single genomic interval of Rhizobium leguminosarum bv. trifolii WSM1325 harbors:
- a CDS encoding diguanylate cyclase/phosphodiesterase with PAS/PAC sensor(s) (KEGG: GGDEF family protein~TIGRFAM: diguanylate cyclase~PFAM: EAL domain protein; PAS fold-3 domain protein; GGDEF domain containing protein~SMART: EAL domain protein; GGDEF domain containing protein), translating into MLSRLSDSKQLRRVLKNTRVSFLVSSLVALVVIMVGFGLDRANTASHVRELHIRTENETNLIRARVMAEINLDLSVVRDLTNLISVSAANGEEMERQINWLLIQNPSFIHIAVAPDFIIRDIHPPQSGNERIGRDVRETLFFRQVMTGAAGDQSARFYGPISTDGRDAFAIFFPVYVKENGQRRIWGAVEVAIDQQMFYQATGLMPARDRENRERYPHLGHLSIAIRDIGAAAATNAALPPPFFGSSDIDDKNPMRQKIGFAGGKWELSAVPNSGWNAIPENRTELRLIILAAGFIIIVPIFFATLLLGERNRNITALETREAKLLELSQRLNLALESSNIGIWELEDHSSSLLWDARAAALHGKAAKEGSRVLDEWLAAILPEDRETAEVHFFSCSIAGVACTAQYRILLGNGGIRHLRSVGAFYTDAAGVSKTIGIVWDVTADAEITDTLRKAKDMSEVKNAELELALDELSSREGELAELSSRLDLALNSYQCGIWEARPGLGGSIWNERMHELYGLTPRNGFMTEEIWLSRIHPEDRSLALESARHFKHNGDTHTLVCRVIVDDGSVRYVRSVGKVHQTGTSEMKIMGIAFDATEDVLMTIRLKAAKDDAVAKNIELELVKNRIEHNSLHDPLTALANRRKLDIALESLTHDGRQQRQKFSILHIDLDRFKDINDTLGHAAGDAMLVHASKVLAKNVRGSDIVARIGGDEFVILALDVGDKEMAQLSTRIIEEMRQPIDFQGFSCRCGVSIGIALANGIHVDARKVLINADIALYRAKSTGRNRFEFFNHNLQADIINTKRTADEILAGIDNGEFTAWYQPQFCARTMELTGVEALVRWKHPSKGWLAPDKFLRIADEINVVQMLDRIVLETALHDKMRWTARGIVVPKVSVNVSARRLHDGSLLESLADLHIRPGELSFELVESIFLDESEDVVSQNLERIKALGIDIEIDDFGTGHTSIVSLLKLKPKRLKIDRQLVQPIVNASQERALVSSIIEIARSLGVETVAEGVETAAHAALLRDLGCDILQGYAFSQPLSFDDFTAEATGTGWRLAS; encoded by the coding sequence TTGCTATCCAGGCTCAGCGACAGCAAGCAGTTGCGGCGCGTGTTGAAGAATACCCGCGTTTCGTTTCTGGTTTCGTCGCTCGTCGCCCTCGTCGTCATCATGGTCGGCTTCGGGCTCGACCGGGCCAATACTGCGTCTCATGTGCGCGAACTTCATATCCGCACGGAAAACGAGACCAACCTGATCCGCGCCCGGGTGATGGCCGAGATCAATTTGGACCTCAGCGTCGTGCGCGATCTGACGAACCTGATCTCCGTCAGCGCGGCCAACGGAGAGGAGATGGAGCGCCAGATCAACTGGCTGCTAATCCAGAACCCGTCTTTCATTCATATCGCCGTCGCGCCTGATTTCATCATCCGCGACATCCACCCACCGCAATCCGGCAATGAGCGGATCGGCCGCGACGTGCGCGAAACTCTCTTCTTTCGCCAAGTGATGACTGGCGCGGCCGGCGACCAGTCGGCGCGCTTCTACGGCCCGATCAGCACCGACGGCCGCGACGCCTTTGCCATCTTCTTCCCGGTTTACGTCAAGGAGAACGGCCAGCGGCGGATCTGGGGGGCGGTCGAAGTCGCCATCGACCAGCAAATGTTTTACCAGGCGACCGGGCTGATGCCGGCGCGCGACCGCGAAAACCGTGAGCGTTATCCGCATCTCGGCCATCTTTCGATCGCCATCCGCGATATCGGCGCGGCGGCCGCGACCAACGCCGCTTTGCCGCCGCCGTTCTTCGGTTCGTCCGATATCGATGACAAGAATCCGATGCGCCAGAAGATCGGCTTTGCCGGCGGCAAGTGGGAGCTTTCCGCGGTCCCTAATAGCGGCTGGAACGCGATACCCGAAAACCGCACCGAGCTGCGTCTGATCATCCTTGCCGCCGGCTTCATCATCATCGTGCCGATCTTCTTCGCGACCCTGTTGCTCGGCGAGCGCAATCGCAACATCACCGCGCTGGAGACCCGCGAGGCAAAATTGCTGGAACTGTCGCAGCGGCTCAACCTGGCGCTGGAATCCTCCAATATCGGCATCTGGGAGCTGGAGGATCATTCGAGCAGTCTGCTCTGGGATGCCCGTGCCGCGGCTCTGCACGGCAAAGCGGCGAAAGAAGGAAGCCGGGTGCTCGACGAATGGCTGGCGGCGATCCTGCCCGAGGATCGTGAAACTGCCGAAGTGCATTTCTTCAGCTGCAGCATTGCCGGCGTTGCCTGCACGGCGCAGTACCGCATCCTGCTTGGCAACGGCGGCATCCGCCATCTGCGCTCGGTCGGCGCCTTCTATACGGATGCAGCCGGCGTCAGCAAGACGATCGGCATCGTCTGGGACGTGACCGCCGATGCGGAGATCACCGACACGCTGCGCAAGGCCAAGGATATGAGCGAGGTCAAGAATGCCGAGCTGGAGCTGGCGCTTGACGAGCTCTCGAGCCGCGAGGGCGAGCTCGCCGAGCTTTCCAGCCGGCTCGACCTGGCGCTCAATTCCTATCAGTGCGGCATATGGGAGGCGCGGCCTGGCCTCGGCGGCTCGATCTGGAACGAGCGGATGCACGAACTCTATGGGCTTACACCGCGCAACGGCTTCATGACCGAGGAGATCTGGCTTAGCCGCATCCACCCCGAGGACAGGAGCCTGGCGCTCGAAAGCGCGCGTCACTTCAAGCACAACGGCGATACGCACACCCTCGTCTGCCGGGTGATCGTCGACGACGGCTCGGTGCGCTATGTGCGCTCGGTCGGCAAGGTCCACCAGACGGGGACTAGCGAGATGAAGATCATGGGCATCGCCTTCGACGCCACCGAAGACGTGCTGATGACGATCCGGCTGAAAGCCGCCAAAGACGATGCGGTCGCCAAGAATATCGAGCTCGAGCTTGTCAAAAACAGGATCGAGCACAATTCACTGCACGACCCGCTGACCGCACTCGCCAACCGCCGCAAGCTCGACATCGCGCTCGAAAGTCTGACCCATGACGGCCGCCAGCAGCGGCAGAAATTCTCGATCCTGCACATCGACCTCGACCGCTTCAAGGACATCAACGACACGCTCGGCCATGCCGCCGGCGATGCGATGCTGGTACACGCCTCGAAGGTGCTCGCCAAGAATGTCCGCGGCAGCGACATCGTCGCGCGCATCGGCGGCGACGAATTCGTCATCCTCGCCCTCGACGTCGGCGACAAGGAGATGGCGCAGCTTTCGACGCGGATCATCGAGGAAATGCGCCAGCCGATCGATTTCCAGGGTTTTTCCTGCCGCTGCGGCGTGTCGATCGGGATTGCGCTTGCCAACGGCATCCATGTCGATGCGCGCAAGGTGCTGATCAATGCCGATATCGCGCTCTACCGCGCCAAGAGCACGGGCCGCAACCGCTTCGAATTCTTCAATCACAATCTCCAGGCCGATATCATCAACACCAAGCGCACGGCCGACGAGATCCTCGCCGGCATCGACAATGGCGAATTCACCGCTTGGTATCAGCCGCAATTCTGCGCCCGGACGATGGAACTCACCGGCGTCGAGGCGCTAGTGCGCTGGAAGCACCCCTCCAAGGGGTGGCTCGCGCCTGACAAGTTCCTGCGCATCGCCGACGAGATCAATGTCGTGCAGATGCTCGACCGGATCGTGCTGGAAACTGCGCTGCACGACAAGATGCGCTGGACGGCGCGCGGCATTGTGGTGCCCAAGGTCTCTGTCAATGTTTCGGCCCGACGGCTGCATGACGGCAGCCTGCTGGAATCGCTCGCCGACCTGCATATCCGTCCGGGCGAGCTCTCCTTCGAACTGGTGGAATCGATATTCCTCGACGAGAGCGAGGACGTCGTCTCGCAGAATCTCGAGCGCATCAAGGCGCTCGGCATCGATATCGAGATCGACGATTTCGGCACCGGCCATACCTCGATCGTCAGCCTGTTGAAGCTGAAGCCGAAGCGGCTGAAGATCGACCGCCAGCTGGTGCAGCCGATCGTCAATGCCTCGCAGGAGCGCGCATTGGTCAGCTCGATCATCGAGATCGCCCGCTCACTCGGCGTCGAGACGGTGGCCGAAGGGGTGGAGACGGCAGCACATGCCGCGCTGCTGCGCGATCTCGGCTGCGACATCCTGCAAGGCTATGCCTTCTCGCAGCCGCTCTCCTTCGACGATTTCACCGCGGAAGCGACCGGAACGGGGTGGCGGCTGGCGTCCTGA
- a CDS encoding protein of unknown function DUF1344 (PFAM: protein of unknown function DUF1344~KEGG: rec:RHECIAT_CH0001032 hypothetical protein), producing the protein MASHFFVQLIVQRFKRIVAMRFVVATLLATASFLSPMSGFAESADVEATIKKVDTANLVLTLDDGKTYQAPEEFNFDGLEAGVKVIVFYTEVDGKRVINDLDIVK; encoded by the coding sequence GTGGCCAGTCATTTTTTCGTGCAGCTTATCGTGCAGCGTTTCAAAAGGATTGTCGCCATGCGTTTCGTCGTCGCCACGCTTTTGGCAACAGCAAGTTTCCTGTCACCGATGAGCGGTTTTGCCGAGAGCGCCGATGTCGAGGCGACGATCAAGAAGGTCGACACGGCCAACCTCGTGCTGACGCTCGATGACGGCAAGACCTATCAGGCGCCCGAGGAATTCAATTTCGACGGCCTCGAAGCCGGCGTGAAGGTGATCGTCTTCTACACCGAGGTCGACGGCAAACGCGTCATCAACGATCTCGACATCGTTAAATAG